The following proteins are encoded in a genomic region of Thalassophryne amazonica chromosome 5, fThaAma1.1, whole genome shotgun sequence:
- the LOC117509772 gene encoding cytochrome c oxidase subunit 7C, mitochondrial gives MLGQVVRRFTTSVVRSSHYAEGPGQNMPFSVANKWRLLGLMLVFFGSGFAAPFIIVRHQLKN, from the exons ATGCTGGGACAAGTTGTGCGGCGATTTACAACGTCTGTTGTTCGTTCTTCGCATTATGCTGAAGGACCTGGCCAG AACATGCCATTTTCTGTGGCAAACAAGTGGCGTCTGCTAGGGCTAATGTTGGTGTTCTTTGGCAGCGGCTTTGCAGCCCCCTTTATTATTGTCAGACATCAACTGAAGAACTAA